From Nonlabens sp. Ci31, the proteins below share one genomic window:
- a CDS encoding T9SS type A sorting domain-containing protein has protein sequence MKNILGFFLSLVSTSVLCQDGQLDYSFNPYVNLNNSVISIAEQNDNKILIGGSFGSNNNNIKRLNVDGTTDTSFGAVINFPIVNDIFVQNDNKIVVVGRSPSYIKRLNENGSLDATFNFPGATINGWINKVVVLNNGKIIIAGIFNQIGNIPREAVARLNPNGSLDTSFNLNLPPVTGIRAMDVQPDGKILIAGQNDETSNQYRIFRRYLQNGTLDTSFNGDEEHYIYDIKTQQDGKIMISGPFDDYSNIIRYNVARLNNDGTLDPTFDSYNIPQNGSIYTIFDIAILDDGKYIINGSFSIYDQVTSNYIAKINHDGTIDTSFNIGLGPNDFVHETYVQQDGKILIGGNFTTYNGNSINRIARLDNSLLSTDPYLLGDSITIYPNPTKDKVDIRLDNGLETESILTIYSSTGQLLKVEEFTNRKTIDLSFLTSGMYVFCIKNGTQINTYKILKQ, from the coding sequence ATGAAAAATATTTTGGGATTCTTTTTATCATTAGTTAGTACTTCTGTGCTATGTCAAGATGGGCAATTAGATTATTCTTTCAATCCATACGTCAATCTCAATAATTCTGTCATCTCAATTGCGGAACAGAATGACAATAAAATTCTTATAGGAGGTTCGTTTGGAAGCAATAATAATAATATTAAGAGACTGAATGTAGATGGAACTACCGACACTAGTTTTGGCGCTGTGATAAATTTTCCTATTGTCAATGACATCTTTGTGCAAAATGATAATAAAATTGTGGTGGTAGGCCGTTCTCCGTCCTATATTAAACGGCTCAATGAAAACGGGAGCTTGGATGCCACATTTAATTTCCCAGGAGCTACTATAAATGGTTGGATCAATAAGGTAGTAGTCCTCAACAATGGAAAAATTATTATCGCTGGGATATTCAATCAAATTGGTAACATTCCAAGGGAGGCTGTTGCGCGATTGAATCCTAATGGTAGTTTAGATACTTCCTTTAATTTAAATTTGCCTCCGGTCACTGGGATTCGGGCTATGGATGTGCAGCCCGACGGGAAAATACTTATTGCTGGGCAGAATGATGAAACCAGTAATCAATACCGAATCTTCAGAAGGTACCTTCAAAATGGCACACTCGACACGAGTTTTAACGGAGATGAGGAACATTATATTTACGACATCAAAACGCAACAAGACGGTAAAATAATGATTTCTGGCCCTTTTGATGATTATAGTAATATTATTAGGTATAACGTCGCCCGGTTGAACAATGACGGCACATTAGATCCCACTTTTGATTCGTACAATATACCGCAGAACGGAAGTATTTATACCATTTTTGATATTGCTATACTTGATGACGGCAAATACATTATAAATGGTAGTTTCAGTATCTACGACCAAGTTACCAGTAATTATATTGCCAAAATTAACCACGACGGTACAATAGACACCTCTTTTAATATTGGTTTAGGGCCAAATGATTTTGTACATGAAACATATGTGCAGCAAGACGGAAAAATTCTAATTGGAGGCAATTTCACTACCTACAATGGCAATTCTATCAATCGAATTGCACGTTTAGATAATAGCCTGCTTTCAACCGATCCCTACCTGTTGGGAGATAGCATTACTATTTATCCTAACCCTACTAAAGACAAAGTGGACATTAGATTAGATAACGGGTTGGAAACGGAATCTATCTTGACTATTTATAGCTCAACCGGGCAACTCCTAAAAGTTGAAGAGTTTACCAATCGTAAAACCATAGATTTAAGTTTCCTAACGAGTGGAATGTATGTTTTTTGTATTAAAAATGGAACACAAATAAACACTTATAAAATTTTAAAACAGTAA
- a CDS encoding M28 family metallopeptidase, whose product MKNYLAILLIAALFSSCEKDKNTNAVAVDQTTIKQHIERLASDEFSGRKPFTAGEVKTVNYLKEEFEKLGLLPGNGDSYFQDVPLVEITGTPSETMTITGQKERFDLSYLKDFVATTNKTVPEVSLKNSELVFAGYGIVAPEYGWNDYEGVDWEGKTAVVLINDPGFKSGDSTLFKGNAMTYYGRWTYKYEEAARQGAAGVIIIHDTEPASYGWNVIESSWSGAKLVIESDLPLLDVESWISGESAQKMFDISVMKGQDYKAMAHSKSFSPIPLDLSVSVGIQNNIKKDISKNVVAMIPGTDQKDEFIIYSAHWDHLGIGKAVDGDSIYNGAVDNASGTAGLLAIAEAFQKSDPTKRSIVFIALTGEEQGLLGSSYYASYPIFEPTKTVANINMDAFYSPGKMKDLTITGYGQSEMDEYAKAAAKDQGRYIIPDPEAEKGYFFRSDHFNFAKIGIPALYASGTYEGFDKSIEEIKILNEDYNLNKYHQPSDEYTPETTDLSGIQLDLQLLYQVGLKLGNEDYFPKWYEGSEFKAARN is encoded by the coding sequence ATGAAAAATTATTTAGCAATCTTACTAATAGCAGCGCTTTTCAGCAGCTGTGAAAAAGATAAGAATACCAATGCAGTTGCAGTAGATCAAACAACGATCAAACAACATATAGAACGGCTCGCATCAGATGAGTTTTCAGGAAGAAAGCCATTTACGGCTGGCGAAGTCAAAACAGTGAATTATTTAAAAGAGGAGTTTGAAAAATTAGGCCTTTTACCAGGAAATGGGGATAGCTATTTTCAAGATGTGCCCTTGGTAGAGATCACAGGAACACCCTCTGAAACCATGACGATTACCGGCCAAAAGGAACGTTTTGATTTATCCTATTTAAAAGATTTTGTTGCTACCACTAATAAAACAGTGCCTGAAGTGAGTCTTAAAAACTCCGAACTTGTGTTTGCCGGTTATGGGATTGTTGCTCCTGAATATGGATGGAACGATTATGAAGGAGTGGACTGGGAAGGAAAAACGGCTGTTGTATTGATCAATGATCCGGGTTTTAAATCAGGAGACTCCACCTTGTTCAAAGGAAACGCAATGACTTATTACGGTCGTTGGACATATAAATATGAAGAAGCAGCACGCCAAGGAGCAGCTGGAGTAATCATCATTCATGATACGGAGCCAGCTTCTTATGGCTGGAACGTGATTGAGTCGAGTTGGAGTGGTGCAAAATTGGTTATCGAAAGTGATTTACCACTTTTAGATGTAGAATCTTGGATAAGTGGAGAGAGTGCCCAAAAAATGTTCGATATATCAGTCATGAAGGGACAGGATTATAAAGCTATGGCGCACAGTAAAAGTTTTTCACCTATTCCGTTAGACTTAAGTGTTTCGGTTGGTATTCAGAATAACATTAAAAAAGATATTTCTAAAAATGTAGTGGCCATGATACCGGGTACGGATCAGAAAGATGAATTCATCATCTACTCGGCACACTGGGATCATTTAGGGATTGGTAAAGCTGTAGATGGTGATTCTATCTATAACGGAGCGGTAGACAACGCTTCTGGAACTGCTGGACTACTAGCCATTGCAGAAGCATTCCAAAAAAGTGACCCTACAAAACGCTCTATCGTATTTATAGCACTTACAGGTGAAGAGCAAGGTCTATTAGGCTCCTCCTATTATGCCTCATACCCTATTTTTGAACCGACAAAAACAGTAGCCAATATTAATATGGACGCTTTTTATAGCCCTGGCAAAATGAAAGATTTAACCATTACCGGTTATGGTCAGTCCGAAATGGATGAATATGCCAAAGCAGCAGCTAAAGATCAAGGCAGGTACATTATTCCTGATCCAGAAGCAGAAAAAGGATATTTCTTCAGGTCAGACCATTTTAATTTTGCTAAAATTGGAATACCTGCTTTGTATGCTAGCGGTACTTATGAAGGCTTTGACAAAAGTATTGAAGAGATAAAAATACTCAATGAGGACTACAACTTAAATAAATACCACCAACCATCAGACGAGTATACTCCCGAAACCACAGACCTAAGTGGTATTCAATTGGACTTGCAATTGTTATATCAAGTTGGATTGAAATTAGGAAATGAAGATTATTTTCCAAAATGGTATGAGGGAAGTGAGTTCAAAGCAGCAAGGAATTAG
- a CDS encoding SDR family NAD(P)-dependent oxidoreductase, whose protein sequence is MSKRIVITGTSRGIGFELAQLLANAGHEVVALSRKIDSIQALEKNSIHAISTDLSEQSSIDEAAKNILDKWDRIDILIHNAGMLVNKPFEELTPADFQQCYAVNVFGVASLTQALMPAMNKHTHVVAISSMGGIQGSAKFPGLAAYSSAKAAVITLFELLAEEYKENGPSFNTLALGAVQTEMLEEAFPGYKAPLTATEMASYIMDFALTGHKFYNGKTLQVSASTP, encoded by the coding sequence ATGAGTAAAAGAATAGTCATTACAGGAACCAGTCGCGGGATCGGATTTGAACTCGCTCAGTTATTAGCAAATGCCGGACATGAGGTGGTAGCGCTTTCGCGAAAGATAGATTCCATCCAAGCCCTAGAAAAGAATTCGATACACGCGATTTCCACCGACTTGAGTGAGCAGTCCAGTATAGATGAAGCCGCTAAGAATATACTAGATAAATGGGATCGCATTGATATTTTGATTCACAACGCAGGAATGTTAGTGAACAAGCCTTTTGAAGAACTCACTCCAGCAGATTTTCAGCAATGTTATGCGGTAAATGTTTTCGGAGTAGCATCTTTGACCCAAGCTTTAATGCCGGCTATGAATAAGCATACTCATGTGGTAGCTATCAGTTCTATGGGAGGTATTCAAGGAAGTGCTAAATTTCCTGGGCTTGCTGCTTATTCCAGTGCCAAAGCAGCTGTCATCACCTTATTTGAACTCCTAGCTGAAGAGTACAAAGAAAACGGGCCATCCTTCAACACGCTTGCTCTAGGAGCGGTACAAACCGAGATGTTAGAAGAAGCATTTCCAGGCTATAAAGCTCCCTTAACGGCAACCGAAATGGCGAGTTACATAATGGATTTTGCACTGACGGGCCATAAATTCTATAACGGGAAAACGCTTCAGGTGAGTGCGAGTACTCCTTAG
- a CDS encoding M20/M25/M40 family metallo-hydrolase yields MKKTLLLLSIAAILSACSSSKGIDKMSQALDNMSQLTEIKMPKASAVQIALDVEYLASDELKGRDTGSEGIEQAAVYLSERFSQIGILPYRGSYMDHFEVKGQEAFNVVAMIPGTDKSLMDEVIVIGAHYDHIGMIQAVAGDSIANGANDNATGTATVLAIAANFRKLDFNRRTVVFALFSAEEKGLLGSKHLAQRMKKEGVNVVAMLNFEMTGTPMVNRPYIAYLTGHDTSDMAAVFNEANKDRVVTGKLDQAAQLNLFMRSDNYAFFQEFKVPSQTFSTFDFTNFDHYHQVGDDISQVNTIHMAQLVDAVMPGIFKVVNAEQLKLTPSTNE; encoded by the coding sequence ATGAAAAAAACACTATTACTTCTATCCATTGCAGCAATTCTAAGTGCTTGTAGTTCTTCCAAGGGAATCGACAAGATGAGTCAGGCCCTTGATAATATGAGCCAACTCACAGAAATTAAGATGCCTAAAGCCAGTGCGGTTCAAATCGCGTTAGATGTAGAATATTTAGCCAGTGATGAATTAAAAGGTCGTGATACAGGATCTGAAGGAATAGAACAAGCAGCTGTTTATCTTTCGGAGCGTTTTTCTCAGATAGGTATTTTACCTTACCGAGGGTCGTATATGGATCATTTTGAAGTTAAAGGACAAGAAGCCTTTAATGTAGTCGCTATGATTCCTGGGACTGATAAGAGTTTAATGGATGAGGTAATAGTTATAGGAGCACATTATGATCATATAGGGATGATACAGGCTGTTGCAGGCGACAGTATTGCAAACGGTGCTAATGATAATGCCACAGGAACAGCAACAGTACTCGCTATTGCAGCAAATTTTAGAAAGTTAGATTTCAATAGAAGAACGGTTGTTTTTGCACTTTTCTCTGCAGAAGAAAAAGGCTTATTAGGTTCCAAACATTTGGCGCAGCGTATGAAAAAAGAAGGAGTGAATGTAGTGGCCATGCTCAATTTTGAAATGACGGGTACGCCTATGGTAAACCGACCGTATATCGCATATCTTACTGGTCATGATACTTCTGATATGGCGGCTGTTTTTAACGAGGCAAATAAAGACCGTGTAGTGACTGGAAAGTTAGATCAGGCAGCACAATTAAACTTGTTTATGAGATCAGATAACTATGCGTTTTTTCAAGAATTTAAGGTACCATCACAAACCTTTAGCACCTTTGACTTTACCAATTTTGATCACTACCATCAAGTAGGAGATGATATTTCTCAAGTAAATACGATTCATATGGCGCAATTAGTTGATGCGGTGATGCCGGGAATCTTTAAAGTTGTGAACGCAGAACAATTGAAATTAACACCTAGTACCAATGAGTAA
- a CDS encoding pyruvate dehydrogenase complex dihydrolipoamide acetyltransferase → MAEVINMPRLSDTMEEGVVAAWLKQVGDTVEEGDILAEIETDKATMEFESFQNGTLLHIGVQEGETAPVDQLLCIIGEEGEDISSLLEGAASSDSEEDTKSDQKAEASSEGKKEASDDSELPEGVVIINMPRLSDTMEEGTVASWLKKEGDQVEEGDILAEIETDKATMEFESFNSGILLKIGIQEGETAKVDSLLAIIGPKGTDISGISMEKSAAPNKEAKAEDKKEAPKAEKKEEVAKETPIASSPTVSNATGGRIFVSPLAKKMAEEKGIDLGQVTGSGENGRVVKSDIESFTPSTAKAAAPAAAAAASSFVSVGTETFEEVPNSQMRKTIAKRLGESKFTAPHYYLGLDLDMDNAIASRKAINELPDTKISFNDMVIKAAAMALRVHPRVNTQWTEKNTIIAKHIHIGVAVAVEDGLLVPVLPFADQMSMQQIGAKVKELAGKARNKKLQPKEMEGSTFTISNLGMFGITEFTSIINQPNSAIMSVGAIVQKPVVKEGQIVVGNVMRITLACDHRTVDGATGAAFLQTFKSYIENPIVMYV, encoded by the coding sequence ATGGCAGAGGTAATTAACATGCCACGATTGAGCGACACCATGGAAGAAGGTGTTGTTGCAGCGTGGTTGAAACAAGTAGGAGATACAGTTGAAGAAGGAGATATCCTAGCCGAAATTGAAACCGATAAAGCTACCATGGAATTTGAATCCTTTCAAAATGGTACATTATTACACATAGGTGTTCAAGAAGGAGAAACAGCTCCTGTAGATCAACTATTGTGTATCATAGGAGAAGAAGGAGAAGATATTTCTAGTTTACTAGAAGGCGCTGCATCTTCAGACTCTGAGGAAGATACCAAGTCCGACCAAAAGGCAGAAGCATCTTCTGAAGGTAAAAAAGAAGCAAGTGACGATTCAGAACTTCCAGAAGGTGTGGTTATTATAAATATGCCACGCTTAAGTGATACTATGGAAGAAGGAACCGTGGCTTCCTGGTTGAAGAAAGAAGGGGATCAAGTAGAAGAAGGCGATATCCTTGCAGAAATCGAGACCGATAAAGCTACTATGGAATTTGAATCTTTCAATTCAGGTATCTTGTTAAAGATAGGAATTCAAGAAGGAGAAACTGCTAAGGTGGACTCACTTCTTGCTATCATAGGTCCTAAAGGAACTGATATTTCTGGAATAAGCATGGAAAAATCAGCTGCTCCTAATAAAGAAGCTAAGGCAGAAGATAAAAAAGAAGCTCCCAAAGCAGAGAAGAAAGAAGAAGTTGCTAAAGAGACCCCAATAGCATCATCTCCAACTGTTTCAAATGCGACAGGAGGAAGAATATTTGTATCTCCATTAGCTAAGAAAATGGCAGAAGAAAAGGGAATTGATTTAGGTCAAGTAACTGGATCTGGAGAGAATGGTCGTGTTGTAAAAAGCGATATAGAAAGTTTTACACCTAGCACTGCTAAAGCTGCTGCTCCTGCTGCTGCTGCTGCTGCAAGTTCATTCGTGTCTGTAGGAACAGAAACTTTTGAAGAAGTTCCTAATTCGCAAATGCGTAAGACGATTGCAAAACGCCTTGGAGAATCTAAATTTACGGCACCTCACTATTATTTAGGTCTTGATCTGGATATGGATAATGCGATCGCAAGTAGAAAAGCAATTAATGAATTGCCAGATACTAAGATCAGCTTTAATGATATGGTGATCAAAGCAGCAGCAATGGCTTTGAGAGTGCATCCTAGAGTAAATACACAGTGGACAGAAAAGAACACGATTATTGCAAAGCATATCCATATAGGAGTTGCTGTAGCGGTAGAGGATGGACTTTTAGTACCCGTGTTGCCGTTTGCAGACCAGATGAGTATGCAACAAATAGGCGCTAAAGTAAAAGAACTTGCTGGTAAAGCACGTAACAAGAAATTACAACCTAAAGAAATGGAAGGAAGCACGTTCACCATTTCTAATTTAGGAATGTTCGGTATAACAGAGTTTACTTCTATCATCAATCAGCCTAATAGCGCCATAATGTCTGTAGGGGCGATTGTACAAAAGCCAGTAGTAAAAGAGGGACAGATCGTTGTGGGTAACGTGATGAGAATCACACTTGCTTGTGATCACAGAACCGTAGATGGAGCAACAGGAGCTGCTTTTTTACAAACTTTTAAGTCTTATATTGAAAACCCTATTGTGATGTACGTATAA
- the pdhA gene encoding pyruvate dehydrogenase (acetyl-transferring) E1 component subunit alpha, whose amino-acid sequence MKKVTKDVLLNWYEEMLFWRKFEDKLAQVYIQQKVRGFLHLYNGQEAILAGSLHAMDLTKDKMITAYRNHVQPIGMGVDPKRVMAELFGKATGTSKGLGGSMHIFSKEHRFYGGHGIVGGQIPLGAGIAFGDKYHGVDAVTLTFFGDGAARQGALHEAFNLAMLWNLPVVFCVENNGYAMGTSVARAANHTDIWKLGLGYEMPCGPVDAMDPEKVAEAMHEAIERARSGGGPTFLELKTYRYRGHSMSDAQKYRTKDEVAEYQKIDPITQIKERLMKDHNVTEEDFKVTAKRVKARVAECEKFAEDSPFPEKNVMYDAVYEQEDYPFLPAKL is encoded by the coding sequence ATGAAAAAAGTCACTAAAGACGTCTTACTCAACTGGTACGAGGAAATGCTTTTCTGGAGAAAGTTTGAGGATAAATTAGCCCAAGTCTATATCCAACAAAAAGTACGCGGATTTTTGCACCTGTACAACGGCCAGGAGGCCATACTTGCGGGCTCCTTGCACGCCATGGACCTGACTAAAGACAAAATGATCACTGCTTACCGTAATCACGTACAGCCTATAGGAATGGGCGTGGACCCTAAACGAGTAATGGCAGAGCTTTTTGGAAAAGCAACTGGGACTTCTAAAGGTCTAGGTGGATCCATGCACATTTTCTCTAAAGAACATCGTTTTTACGGCGGTCACGGTATTGTAGGGGGACAGATTCCTCTGGGAGCTGGAATAGCTTTCGGTGATAAATACCATGGAGTAGATGCAGTAACGCTTACGTTTTTTGGAGATGGAGCGGCACGTCAAGGTGCGTTGCATGAAGCTTTTAACCTGGCCATGCTTTGGAACCTTCCAGTAGTGTTTTGTGTGGAGAACAATGGGTATGCCATGGGTACTAGTGTAGCTCGTGCGGCAAACCATACCGATATATGGAAGCTAGGATTAGGTTATGAAATGCCTTGTGGACCAGTAGACGCTATGGATCCAGAAAAAGTAGCTGAAGCGATGCATGAAGCAATTGAAAGAGCTCGTTCAGGTGGAGGACCTACATTTCTTGAATTAAAGACCTATAGATACAGAGGTCATTCTATGAGTGATGCTCAAAAATACAGAACAAAAGACGAAGTAGCCGAATATCAAAAAATAGATCCTATCACTCAGATTAAAGAACGTTTGATGAAGGACCACAATGTGACGGAAGAAGATTTTAAAGTTACAGCTAAGCGCGTTAAAGCACGAGTAGCAGAATGTGAGAAGTTTGCAGAAGATTCTCCATTCCCAGAAAAGAATGTGATGTACGACGCCGTATATGAGCAAGAAGATTATCCATTTTTACCAGCAAAACTATAA
- the cdd gene encoding cytidine deaminase, whose protein sequence is MKKLELHATLEVYDNKEELAANDVSLMELAIKARHRAYAPYSNFTVGCALLLDNGEIVTGNNQENAAYPSGLCAERVAIFAAGAQYPGVAVLKMAITASPKDDSFHKPVPPCGACRQSIAEYENNQDNDIELYFMGAAGKVLKSHSLRDLLPLVFDKKYL, encoded by the coding sequence ATTAAAAAGCTAGAATTACATGCGACTTTAGAGGTCTACGACAACAAAGAAGAGCTGGCTGCAAATGACGTCTCTTTAATGGAACTGGCTATAAAAGCCCGACATCGCGCTTATGCGCCTTATTCTAATTTTACTGTAGGTTGTGCTTTGTTATTAGACAATGGCGAGATCGTTACCGGTAACAATCAAGAGAACGCTGCTTATCCTTCGGGACTCTGTGCAGAACGTGTCGCAATCTTTGCAGCTGGAGCACAATACCCAGGTGTTGCTGTTTTAAAGATGGCTATTACTGCAAGTCCTAAAGATGATTCTTTTCACAAACCAGTACCGCCATGTGGTGCTTGTAGGCAATCTATTGCCGAGTATGAGAACAATCAAGATAATGATATCGAGCTCTATTTTATGGGCGCTGCAGGTAAGGTTTTGAAGTCTCATTCCCTACGCGATTTACTGCCACTTGTTTTTGATAAGAAATATCTATAA
- the porV gene encoding type IX secretion system outer membrane channel protein PorV → MKKIFLLFVVVTFVIPSLSKAQDNDTRVITTALPFLRIAGDPRAAGMGDMGVATSPDAWSQQWNPAKYAFSNSQHKFGIAYTPYLGNLVDDIAIAQLVYSNRINEQSAFAGSLRYFSLGSITLRQDAADPGREENPNEFILDGTYSLKLSEQFAMAVTGRFLRSDLRIQGVDSDATAANSFGVDVSGYYQSEEEAYDNFNGRWRGGFNISNIGPKVSYDAGGQENFIPTNMALGGGFDFILNDGFSKIGVTAEVNKLLVPTPPIRESNDENMNGVDREIISGQDDDVTFITGMFQSFGDAPGGFSEELREFTWALGVEYTYNDAFAMRMGYFNESDDKGARKFLALGTGFQFSQINIDLSYLFSTSRINSPLEGTLRFGLTFNFGDEFTEY, encoded by the coding sequence ATGAAGAAGATATTTTTACTTTTTGTAGTAGTAACATTTGTAATTCCTAGCTTGAGCAAGGCTCAGGATAACGATACCAGAGTAATAACCACAGCGCTGCCTTTTTTAAGAATTGCTGGAGATCCTAGAGCTGCCGGAATGGGAGATATGGGGGTTGCTACTAGTCCAGATGCCTGGTCACAACAGTGGAATCCTGCTAAGTATGCCTTTAGCAACAGTCAACACAAATTTGGAATTGCCTACACTCCTTATTTAGGAAACCTTGTGGATGATATCGCCATTGCACAATTAGTTTATTCTAATAGAATCAACGAGCAAAGTGCTTTTGCAGGTAGTTTAAGGTATTTCTCTTTGGGTTCTATCACATTGCGTCAAGACGCAGCAGATCCTGGTAGAGAAGAAAACCCTAACGAATTTATCTTAGACGGTACTTATTCTCTCAAATTAAGTGAACAGTTTGCTATGGCGGTAACGGGTCGTTTTTTAAGATCTGATTTGCGTATACAAGGCGTGGACAGTGATGCCACTGCCGCAAATAGTTTTGGAGTGGATGTTTCAGGTTATTATCAGTCTGAAGAAGAGGCTTACGATAATTTTAATGGTCGCTGGAGAGGTGGTTTTAACATTAGTAATATAGGCCCTAAAGTATCTTACGACGCTGGAGGACAGGAAAACTTTATTCCTACAAACATGGCTTTAGGTGGAGGATTTGATTTTATTCTCAACGACGGTTTTAGTAAAATAGGAGTGACCGCTGAGGTGAATAAATTACTGGTTCCTACACCACCTATTAGAGAATCTAATGATGAAAACATGAATGGTGTTGATAGGGAAATCATTAGTGGTCAAGACGATGATGTTACCTTTATCACTGGAATGTTTCAATCATTTGGTGATGCCCCAGGGGGTTTTAGTGAAGAGCTTAGAGAATTCACTTGGGCATTAGGAGTAGAATACACCTATAATGATGCTTTTGCAATGCGTATGGGGTATTTCAATGAATCAGACGATAAAGGAGCTCGAAAATTCTTAGCATTAGGTACGGGATTTCAATTCTCACAAATCAATATTGATCTTTCTTATTTGTTTTCTACGAGCCGTATCAACAGTCCGCTAGAAGGAACTTTAAGATTTGGTCTCACCTTTAATTTTGGTGATGAATTTACAGAATACTAG